In one window of Actinomycetota bacterium DNA:
- a CDS encoding rhomboid family intramembrane serine protease, producing MIPIRDENPTRTFPFVTISLIAVNSAVFLYELSLGSGFDAFIRSFGATPCLILTKGGPYVYITLLTSIFLHGSWFHLLGNMLYLWIFGNNVEDVLGHLGFILFYLLSGLGGASAHVIMNPASSLPSLGASGAIAGVLAAYLILFPLAGVDVAIPIFFFISIVRLPALIVIGFWFVLQLLNGYFSAMSPMMEAGGVAWFAHIGGFLIGLLLALFAYKTIPQKD from the coding sequence GTGATACCGATAAGAGACGAGAATCCGACGCGCACCTTCCCCTTCGTGACGATATCGCTGATTGCGGTAAATTCAGCCGTCTTCCTCTATGAGTTGAGCCTTGGGAGCGGCTTTGACGCCTTCATCAGGTCTTTTGGGGCGACCCCTTGCCTCATCCTGACCAAAGGAGGCCCCTACGTCTATATCACCCTACTCACCTCAATCTTTTTGCACGGTAGCTGGTTCCATCTCCTCGGCAATATGCTCTATCTGTGGATCTTCGGAAACAACGTCGAGGACGTCCTTGGCCACCTTGGCTTCATCCTCTTCTATCTTCTATCCGGCCTGGGTGGAGCGAGCGCCCACGTCATCATGAACCCCGCCTCGAGCCTGCCGAGCCTTGGGGCGAGCGGGGCCATCGCCGGGGTGTTGGCCGCCTATCTCATCCTCTTTCCGCTCGCCGGCGTCGATGTGGCTATTCCCATCTTCTTCTTCATAAGCATAGTCCGTCTGCCGGCTCTCATCGTCATCGGATTCTGGTTCGTCCTTCAGTTGCTTAACGGATATTTCTCAGCCATGTCGCCTATGATGGAGGCGGGAGGAGTGGCCTGGTTCGCCCACATCGGCGGCTTCTTAATCGGCCTCCTCCTAGCCCTCTTCGCCTACAAAACGATTCCTCAAAAAGACTAA
- a CDS encoding LemA family protein, whose product MFFGPTIFLIIILLIPVMIIIGMYNNFVTLRNRIDNAWSQIDVQLKRRYDLIPNLIETVKGYATHEKELFEKVTQARAQAINAAGVTEQAQAENALTGALKSLFAVAEAYPDLKANQNFIMLQEELSGTEGKIAYARQFYNDTVMKFNTMIQRFPGNIVASMFGFTARTYFGAEESSREPVKVQF is encoded by the coding sequence ATGTTCTTTGGTCCAACCATATTTCTGATAATCATACTGCTGATTCCGGTCATGATCATCATCGGAATGTATAATAATTTCGTGACCTTACGTAACAGGATAGATAACGCCTGGTCACAGATAGACGTCCAGCTCAAGCGGCGCTATGACCTCATCCCCAACCTGATCGAGACGGTCAAAGGCTACGCCACCCACGAAAAGGAGCTCTTTGAAAAGGTGACTCAAGCCCGAGCTCAGGCCATAAATGCCGCAGGGGTTACCGAGCAGGCCCAGGCCGAAAATGCTTTGACCGGGGCTTTAAAATCTCTCTTTGCGGTGGCCGAAGCCTACCCGGATCTTAAGGCCAACCAGAATTTCATAATGCTCCAGGAGGAGCTCTCTGGGACAGAGGGCAAGATAGCCTACGCCCGTCAGTTCTATAACGATACGGTCATGAAGTTTAACACGATGATCCAGAGGTTTCCCGGCAACATAGTTGCCTCCATGTTCGGCTTTACGGCGCGTACCTATTTCGGGGCCGAGGAGTCTTCAAGGGAGCCGGTAAAGGTTCAATTCTAG
- the htpX gene encoding zinc metalloprotease HtpX, which translates to MYEEISSNIRRSWAMIIIFIIFVAYLGYIFGELTEFGYAGVFFALLVAGAMSWTGYYYSDRIVLAMSRAREVEKVELPYLYNVIEGLSIAAGVPVPKMYVIEDSAPNAFATGRDPEHSAVAVTTGLLEKLDRVELEGVVAHEMSHIKNYDIKLASLAVVMVGIVTLLADWLMRSFWWGGSRRRRDDGGGEFGAILMIVGLIMAILAPVVAQLMRLALSRQREFLADASGAMLTRYPEGLASALEKLASDREPLEVANKATAHLYIVNPLKDIGGSINNLFNTHPKIEERVAKLRAMSFEVV; encoded by the coding sequence ATGTATGAAGAGATATCGAGCAATATAAGAAGGTCTTGGGCGATGATAATCATCTTCATCATCTTCGTTGCCTACTTGGGCTACATCTTTGGCGAGCTCACCGAGTTCGGTTACGCGGGCGTATTCTTCGCCCTCCTGGTGGCGGGCGCTATGAGCTGGACCGGCTATTACTACAGCGATCGCATCGTCCTTGCCATGAGCCGGGCAAGGGAGGTCGAAAAGGTTGAGCTCCCTTACCTCTACAACGTCATCGAGGGCCTCTCGATAGCGGCCGGGGTGCCGGTTCCCAAGATGTATGTGATCGAGGACAGTGCCCCCAATGCCTTTGCCACCGGACGCGACCCGGAGCACTCGGCCGTGGCCGTCACGACCGGTCTTCTGGAAAAGCTGGATCGGGTCGAGCTGGAAGGGGTCGTAGCCCATGAGATGAGTCACATCAAGAACTACGACATTAAACTCGCGAGCCTTGCCGTCGTCATGGTCGGCATCGTCACCCTGCTCGCTGACTGGTTGATGAGATCTTTTTGGTGGGGCGGGTCAAGGAGACGGCGAGATGATGGCGGCGGAGAATTTGGAGCCATCCTTATGATAGTCGGTCTCATAATGGCCATTCTTGCGCCTGTAGTCGCTCAGCTAATGCGTCTTGCCCTCTCGCGTCAGCGAGAATTCTTGGCCGATGCGAGCGGTGCCATGCTCACCCGCTATCCGGAGGGACTGGCCTCAGCTTTGGAGAAGCTCGCTTCGGATAGAGAGCCGCTCGAGGTGGCCAACAAGGCCACGGCCCACCTTTATATAGTCAATCCTCTAAAGGATATCGGTGGCTCCATAAACAACCTTTTCAACACCCATCCCAAGATCGAAGAGAGGGTGGCAAAGCTTCGAGCAATGTCATTTGAAGTCGTCTGA
- the otsB gene encoding trehalose-phosphatase — MQHLFKAWSIIRERIASAKGLLLLTDFDGTISPIVPHPKDAVISQKIKDLLSELKDKEDVRVAVISGRSLGDLKGRVGLSGVIYAGNHGLEIEAGSKKMTHPGAQEAASSILDLGRKLALKLSDYPDAALEEKGLTISLHYRQVKREDVAKIKRMAHEVCEPFMASNRLKMREGKEVIEFLPALSWDKGSAVRWIIDEVNLLGYLPIYLGDDLTDEDAFLALEEMGLTALVGEESPKSVAEYFLSDIGEVELFLGGVKEVLDEKGR; from the coding sequence ATGCAGCATCTATTTAAAGCTTGGTCCATCATAAGAGAGAGGATAGCTTCAGCCAAGGGCCTTCTTCTCTTGACCGATTTTGACGGAACCATCTCCCCCATCGTCCCCCATCCGAAGGATGCCGTAATATCTCAAAAGATAAAGGACCTTCTATCAGAACTAAAGGATAAAGAGGACGTAAGGGTCGCCGTCATCAGCGGCCGCTCCCTGGGAGATCTCAAGGGAAGGGTCGGATTGAGCGGCGTAATCTATGCGGGAAATCATGGCCTTGAGATAGAGGCCGGGAGTAAGAAGATGACTCATCCCGGCGCCCAAGAGGCGGCTTCCTCTATTTTAGACTTGGGCCGAAAGCTTGCCTTGAAGCTCTCGGATTACCCGGACGCGGCCCTGGAGGAGAAGGGACTGACCATAAGCCTTCACTATCGGCAGGTCAAGCGGGAGGACGTGGCGAAGATAAAACGCATGGCCCATGAAGTCTGCGAGCCATTCATGGCATCTAATCGGCTTAAGATGAGGGAGGGCAAAGAGGTGATCGAGTTCCTTCCCGCTCTTAGCTGGGATAAGGGTAGCGCCGTCCGGTGGATAATCGATGAGGTCAATCTCTTAGGTTATTTGCCGATATACTTAGGAGATGATTTGACTGACGAGGATGCCTTCTTGGCTCTTGAAGAGATGGGCTTAACCGCGCTTGTAGGCGAAGAGAGCCCCAAAAGCGTTGCCGAATATTTCTTGAGCGATATCGGCGAGGTTGAGCTATTTCTTGGTGGAGTGAAAGAGGTCTTGGATGAAAAAGGCAGATAA
- a CDS encoding DUF5752 family protein: MKKADNPFVFYTRLSLLEITGEKAKNLKELADLIEAAPISVVYHHTHHFVSFQPYESPKTPNDFAYWVKKDIHEEALSERIVALDLEKPLNIFDLKSRIVGLIKEHIDSEDFKPFDTPPGREFHFIKAKVFILPTKHVAYDLVQLQQALKEVSIDSICSHMVGIDPIMGESENDFALWLREELGEEQLAERIAAIDPFIFYVMEDIRNKLLGLVKKAVKSAKRSEGGQARC, encoded by the coding sequence ATGAAAAAGGCAGATAATCCATTCGTTTTCTATACCAGGTTGAGTCTTCTTGAAATAACCGGCGAAAAGGCAAAGAACTTGAAGGAACTCGCCGATCTCATCGAGGCGGCACCGATCTCGGTGGTCTATCATCACACCCACCACTTCGTATCCTTTCAGCCTTACGAATCGCCCAAGACGCCCAACGACTTCGCCTACTGGGTCAAGAAGGATATCCACGAGGAGGCCTTAAGCGAGAGGATAGTCGCTCTCGATCTTGAGAAGCCCCTAAACATCTTCGATCTCAAGTCGCGGATAGTCGGTCTCATAAAAGAGCACATCGACTCCGAAGATTTCAAGCCCTTCGACACCCCGCCCGGCAGAGAGTTTCATTTTATAAAGGCCAAGGTATTTATCTTGCCGACCAAACACGTGGCCTACGATCTCGTTCAATTGCAACAGGCCTTAAAGGAAGTCAGCATCGACAGCATCTGCTCTCACATGGTCGGCATCGACCCCATCATGGGTGAATCCGAAAACGACTTTGCCCTTTGGCTAAGAGAAGAACTCGGCGAGGAGCAACTGGCCGAGCGTATTGCGGCCATCGACCCCTTTATCTTCTACGTGATGGAAGATATCCGAAACAAACTCTTGGGTCTGGTCAAGAAGGCCGTAAAGTCGGCCAAAAGAAGCGAAGGAGGTCAGGCGCGGTGCTGA
- a CDS encoding glycosyltransferase — MLIDQYAPIIGEGQVDEIKILAERLSKKSIKTVNSTAMGGGVAEILNRFIPLINDMGVDMKWEVMTGSLVFFTITKKIHNALHGADVDIGQEEIEVFLENSRENAKNIDLDSDIVLIHDPQPLALVEKKAENENKWVWRCHVDTQSPDWGTWQFLRRYIDSYDAAIFSSPKFTQRLSIKTFLIPPSIDPLSLKNQELSKEAIDSVLRRFAIKRDKPIITQISRFDYLKDPIGVIEAYKLVKKTVDCQLILAGGAAVDDPEGAKILSEVKERAAKDADIHILELETPADTEVNALQRASDIILQKSIREGFGLTVSEAMWKGKPIIASAVGGITLQVTHNYNGILTRTIEGTAYSIRELLSNPGYAKRLGVNAREFARRNFLLTRHVRDYLLLFISLYHPEEIVRL, encoded by the coding sequence GTGCTGATAGATCAGTATGCTCCTATAATCGGCGAAGGACAGGTGGACGAGATAAAGATCTTGGCCGAGAGGCTCTCCAAAAAGAGCATAAAAACTGTCAATTCCACCGCCATGGGAGGCGGGGTGGCCGAGATCTTGAACCGCTTCATCCCCCTCATAAATGACATGGGTGTCGATATGAAGTGGGAGGTAATGACCGGCTCTTTGGTCTTCTTCACCATCACCAAAAAGATACACAACGCCCTGCATGGGGCCGACGTCGATATTGGCCAAGAAGAGATAGAGGTCTTTTTGGAGAACAGCCGGGAAAACGCCAAAAACATCGATCTTGACTCCGACATCGTGCTGATTCACGATCCCCAGCCCCTGGCCCTGGTCGAGAAGAAGGCCGAAAATGAGAATAAATGGGTATGGCGCTGCCACGTCGACACCCAATCGCCCGACTGGGGAACCTGGCAGTTCTTGAGGCGCTACATCGACTCCTACGACGCCGCCATCTTCTCTTCGCCCAAGTTCACTCAGCGCCTCTCGATAAAGACCTTCCTGATCCCCCCCTCGATAGACCCCTTGAGCCTGAAGAATCAGGAACTATCCAAAGAGGCGATCGATTCGGTTCTTAGAAGATTTGCTATCAAGCGGGACAAACCGATCATAACCCAGATATCACGTTTTGATTATCTCAAAGACCCCATCGGGGTAATCGAGGCCTATAAGCTGGTCAAGAAGACGGTCGATTGTCAGCTCATCCTGGCCGGAGGGGCAGCCGTAGACGATCCTGAAGGGGCCAAGATCCTATCCGAGGTCAAGGAGCGGGCGGCCAAAGATGCCGACATTCACATCTTGGAGCTTGAGACGCCGGCAGACACAGAAGTAAACGCCCTACAGCGCGCCTCCGATATAATCTTGCAAAAATCGATTCGTGAAGGCTTCGGTCTTACGGTCAGTGAGGCCATGTGGAAGGGCAAGCCGATCATCGCCTCGGCCGTGGGGGGCATCACCCTTCAGGTCACCCATAATTACAATGGCATTTTGACCAGGACGATCGAGGGGACGGCCTACTCGATAAGGGAGCTCCTCTCAAATCCCGGCTACGCAAAGAGACTTGGGGTAAACGCCAGGGAGTTCGCCCGGAGAAATTTCCTTCTGACCAGACACGTTCGGGATTATCTTCTCCTCTTCATCTCCCTCTATCATCCCGAAGAGATAGTCCGCCTTTAG
- a CDS encoding trehalose-6-phosphate synthase, which translates to MKKQDLKDLVKEKLSDQLLVVVSNREPVIHNYHEEEIRCIRPASGLVTALEPVVKTCSGIWVAHGSGSADRAVTDEAGRVMVTSPGDERGEEPYTLKRVWISKEEEEGYYYGFSNRSLWPLCHIVYLRPRFNADDWLNYKEVNSKFARAILDEIGSKKAFVFIQDYHFALLPRLLKGERPDLTIAQFWHIPWPNPEAFRICPFKDEILEGLLANDMLGFHLEYFCDNFMAAAKRELGAAAGKKDLSLTHRDKTTLIKAWPISVDFEQTSRLAESNRVEELKQRFTKEFNLRDKIVLFGLDRLDYTKGIIEKFEALDRFLEKYPDYLGKVVLLQKGTLSRLHIPEYKRLNDRINAVVEKLNWKYSSNGWTPAILTRRDLDYDGILALYRLADVCIVSSLHDGMNLVAKEFISARNDLGGRLILSRFAGAFNELGEEAIGINPYDIEAFADRIKEAIEVDEEEARRRMGALRKVVSSNDIYDWIGKIASDLAEIGS; encoded by the coding sequence ATGAAGAAGCAAGACCTAAAAGACCTGGTTAAAGAGAAGCTATCCGATCAACTCCTCGTGGTCGTCTCAAACCGGGAGCCGGTCATTCACAACTATCACGAGGAGGAGATAAGGTGCATAAGGCCGGCCAGCGGGCTGGTGACAGCCTTGGAACCGGTGGTCAAGACCTGCTCCGGAATTTGGGTCGCTCACGGCAGCGGCTCGGCCGACCGGGCCGTCACCGACGAGGCGGGCAGAGTTATGGTGACCTCGCCTGGTGATGAGAGAGGCGAGGAGCCCTACACCTTAAAGAGGGTCTGGATAAGCAAGGAGGAAGAGGAGGGCTACTATTACGGCTTCTCCAACCGGAGCCTCTGGCCCCTCTGCCACATAGTCTACCTGCGCCCCCGCTTCAACGCGGATGACTGGCTAAATTATAAAGAGGTAAATTCCAAATTTGCCAGGGCCATCTTGGATGAGATCGGCTCCAAAAAGGCCTTCGTCTTCATCCAGGACTACCATTTTGCCCTTCTGCCCCGCCTCTTGAAGGGGGAGCGGCCCGATTTGACGATCGCCCAATTCTGGCATATCCCCTGGCCCAACCCCGAAGCTTTTAGGATCTGCCCCTTCAAGGACGAGATCTTGGAGGGTCTCTTGGCAAACGATATGCTCGGTTTCCACTTGGAATACTTCTGCGATAACTTCATGGCCGCGGCAAAGAGGGAACTTGGGGCCGCGGCCGGAAAAAAGGACTTGAGTTTGACCCATAGAGATAAAACTACCCTGATCAAAGCCTGGCCGATAAGCGTCGACTTTGAACAGACCTCCCGCCTAGCCGAGTCGAATAGGGTTGAGGAGTTGAAACAGAGATTCACCAAAGAGTTCAATTTGAGGGATAAGATCGTCCTCTTCGGGCTGGATCGCCTTGACTATACCAAAGGGATCATCGAAAAGTTTGAAGCTTTGGATAGATTCCTAGAAAAGTATCCTGACTACCTCGGCAAAGTCGTCCTGTTACAAAAGGGAACCTTGAGCCGACTCCACATTCCCGAATACAAGAGACTGAATGATCGGATAAACGCAGTTGTCGAGAAGCTCAATTGGAAATATTCGTCCAATGGCTGGACTCCAGCCATTTTGACCAGGCGTGATCTCGATTATGACGGGATCCTCGCCCTCTATCGTCTGGCTGACGTCTGCATCGTAAGCTCACTCCACGACGGAATGAACCTGGTGGCCAAGGAATTCATCTCGGCGAGAAACGACCTTGGCGGCCGCCTGATCTTGAGTCGATTCGCCGGAGCCTTCAACGAGCTCGGCGAGGAGGCAATCGGCATAAACCCCTACGACATAGAGGCTTTTGCCGACAGGATAAAGGAGGCCATCGAGGTGGATGAGGAGGAGGCCAGAAGGCGAATGGGCGCCCTGCGCAAGGTGGTCTCGTCAAACGATATCTACGATTGGATAGGCAAGATAGCAAGTGACCTGGCCGAAATCGGAAGCTAA
- a CDS encoding metalloregulator ArsR/SmtB family transcription factor, which yields MVQDLKVKIFKALSDETRCEMVVKMMGGEVSCDCMAKDFSLSRPALSHHIRVLRESSLIILRKEGQFHHYALNFSFIEEVLPGLIEALKK from the coding sequence ATGGTGCAAGACCTAAAGGTTAAGATATTTAAGGCCCTCTCCGATGAGACGAGATGTGAGATGGTTGTGAAGATGATGGGTGGCGAAGTCTCCTGCGACTGTATGGCCAAGGACTTCTCCCTCTCTAGGCCGGCCCTCTCCCATCACATCAGGGTCCTTAGGGAATCTAGCCTGATAATCTTGAGGAAGGAGGGGCAGTTTCATCATTATGCCCTAAATTTCTCCTTTATCGAGGAGGTCTTGCCCGGCTTGATCGAGGCCCTTAAGAAGTGA
- the nth gene encoding endonuclease III codes for MIEETDFKAAMRIIIGSYEPVLWSEKLTPFEILVSVVISQATERRGNIRAFKNLKNHFMITPANFSEMDEGELAELIKPAGLHRNKAKKLKETAEVIMTEYEGDLAKIFEPISSAKEKLVVLPGVGVKTADVMLALVGGVGLLPVDTHIARIAKRLPLVDAKASYEEIKAAYERWTPPKERPSLHMALIEHGRDVCKSRRPRCEICPIRTYCGRVGLT; via the coding sequence ATGATAGAAGAGACCGACTTTAAGGCGGCGATGAGGATAATCATCGGCTCATATGAGCCCGTTCTCTGGAGCGAAAAGCTGACCCCTTTCGAGATTTTGGTTTCCGTCGTCATCTCGCAGGCGACCGAGCGGCGGGGGAACATCCGGGCCTTCAAAAACCTCAAAAATCATTTCATGATAACCCCGGCCAATTTCAGCGAGATGGATGAGGGTGAGCTTGCCGAACTGATCAAGCCGGCCGGTCTTCACAGAAACAAGGCCAAAAAATTGAAGGAGACAGCCGAGGTAATAATGACCGAATATGAGGGAGACTTGGCAAAGATCTTTGAGCCGATCTCTTCTGCCAAAGAGAAGCTGGTCGTCCTGCCTGGAGTCGGGGTCAAGACGGCCGACGTCATGCTAGCTTTGGTTGGGGGAGTGGGTCTCCTTCCGGTCGATACCCATATCGCGAGGATCGCAAAGCGCCTTCCCTTGGTGGACGCCAAAGCGAGCTACGAGGAGATAAAGGCGGCCTACGAGAGATGGACTCCCCCCAAAGAGAGGCCCTCCCTCCACATGGCCCTGATAGAGCATGGCCGGGATGTCTGCAAGAGCCGCCGGCCGCGATGCGAAATATGTCCCATAAGGACCTACTGCGGGCGGGTTGGTCTCACCTAA
- a CDS encoding DNA polymerase ligase N-terminal domain-containing protein, which produces MALEEYRDKRSFEKSPEPKGEAQGGGQSRFVVQEHHASSHHFDFRLELPSEVGGKDWVLKSWAVPKGLPTGIGVKHLAIEVEDHPVSYIDFEGEIPEGQYGAGKVAIFDSGNFTLLKRDSKEVEVVLGGSILKGRYVLIFTGFQGGKGWLIFKAKDKPKPSDS; this is translated from the coding sequence ATGGCCCTTGAGGAGTATCGAGACAAACGGAGTTTTGAGAAGAGCCCCGAGCCAAAGGGGGAAGCTCAAGGGGGTGGCCAGAGCCGCTTCGTCGTCCAGGAGCATCATGCGAGCAGCCATCATTTCGATTTTCGCTTAGAACTCCCTTCCGAAGTCGGCGGGAAAGATTGGGTCCTAAAATCATGGGCCGTGCCCAAGGGGCTGCCGACCGGGATCGGGGTGAAGCACCTGGCCATCGAAGTCGAGGATCACCCGGTCAGCTACATCGATTTTGAAGGCGAGATCCCCGAAGGCCAGTACGGGGCTGGCAAGGTCGCTATCTTCGATTCGGGAAATTTCACCCTTCTGAAGCGGGACTCAAAAGAGGTGGAGGTCGTCCTGGGTGGCTCCATCCTTAAAGGGCGCTACGTTTTGATATTTACCGGTTTTCAGGGCGGCAAGGGCTGGCTGATCTTCAAGGCCAAGGACAAGCCGAAACCTTCAGACTCTTAA
- the cutA gene encoding divalent-cation tolerance protein CutA: MKYIIIYITASSLTEARRISSSLLEKRLVACANISSPIESHYHWQGKLETASEVAVIFKTTEDKLKEVADEIKSLHSYDLPAIISWNITWGEPSYLNWIEKETGGLL, encoded by the coding sequence GTGAAATATATCATAATATACATTACGGCTTCGAGTTTGACGGAGGCCAGGCGGATAAGCTCAAGCCTCTTGGAGAAGAGGCTGGTAGCCTGCGCCAACATCTCTTCCCCCATCGAGTCCCACTATCATTGGCAGGGCAAGTTGGAGACGGCGAGCGAAGTCGCTGTCATCTTCAAGACGACCGAGGATAAACTGAAAGAGGTGGCTGACGAGATCAAGAGCCTGCATTCTTACGACCTCCCGGCCATTATCTCTTGGAATATAACATGGGGCGAGCCTTCCTACCTTAATTGGATAGAGAAGGAGACGGGTGGTCTTTTATGA
- the sppA gene encoding signal peptide peptidase SppA: protein MKKRTKMIIGISLAAIMLFYIFAIGSIFFSGSKSSGGLGDVVAVISLSGSIADGNGESDPFGSAAGITPSLVRDQLKEALEDSSVKAIVLKVNSPGGSVGASQEIAEEIKRAKDEKPIVVFMGDMAASGGYYISAMASKIVAKPGTLVGSIGVISQFMDLSGLYEKLGIKVQTIKSGIHKDMGVRTLTEEEVAKWQGLSDEVYNQFIGDVATGRGLKVDEVRSAATGELFTGSRAKDLGLIDYVGDYQKAIDVAAELAGVEDPSVVEYEGPTFLDALFGLSASDLDFFIKAKALGPEYAILDKLKQEAAMPRYQTKR from the coding sequence ATGAAGAAGAGAACCAAGATGATAATAGGTATTTCGCTTGCGGCAATCATGCTATTTTACATCTTTGCCATCGGATCGATCTTCTTTAGCGGGAGCAAAAGCTCGGGCGGCTTAGGCGATGTGGTAGCCGTCATATCTTTGAGCGGGAGCATCGCCGACGGCAACGGGGAGTCCGATCCCTTCGGCTCGGCGGCCGGAATAACCCCAAGCTTGGTCAGAGATCAGCTCAAAGAGGCCCTTGAGGATTCGTCGGTCAAGGCGATCGTTCTCAAAGTCAACAGCCCCGGAGGCTCGGTCGGAGCTTCCCAGGAGATAGCTGAGGAGATAAAACGGGCGAAGGACGAGAAGCCGATCGTCGTCTTCATGGGCGACATGGCCGCCTCGGGCGGCTATTATATCTCCGCTATGGCCAGCAAGATTGTGGCCAAGCCGGGCACGCTGGTCGGCAGCATCGGGGTCATCTCGCAATTTATGGATCTGAGCGGTCTCTATGAAAAGCTAGGCATCAAGGTCCAGACGATAAAATCGGGCATACATAAGGATATGGGCGTAAGGACCTTGACCGAGGAAGAGGTCGCAAAGTGGCAGGGTCTCTCCGATGAGGTTTATAATCAGTTCATAGGCGACGTGGCGACGGGGCGCGGCCTTAAGGTCGATGAGGTCCGCTCGGCGGCGACCGGCGAACTCTTCACGGGTAGCCGGGCAAAGGATCTTGGACTGATAGATTACGTCGGTGACTATCAGAAGGCGATAGATGTTGCAGCCGAGCTAGCCGGAGTTGAGGACCCAAGCGTGGTCGAGTATGAGGGGCCGACCTTCTTGGATGCCCTCTTCGGTCTTTCAGCGAGTGATCTCGACTTCTTCATCAAGGCAAAGGCCCTTGGGCCAGAGTACGCCATATTGGACAAACTAAAGCAAGAGGCGGCCATGCCTCGCTATCAAACCAAGAGATAG
- a CDS encoding nitroreductase family protein: MIDPEPIMIGARKEISLEVLDAIFSRRSCRHFETRPIDEDVLKKVLKAGCSAPSAHNSQPWHFVVMGGKKKDDLSSLFLNVSSEARYKEYTGFYVNRLLKYSSRMIDEAPIVIAVFNRGSFAQEASKYFGRTKRGFLHMMEVQSVAAAIENLLIAAHSFGLGSVWLGVPLLIPEELVEDFFATKNELMAILPLGYPARGRMVEKAIDLEGRVTYLD, encoded by the coding sequence ATGATCGACCCAGAGCCAATAATGATCGGCGCTCGAAAGGAGATATCTTTGGAGGTATTGGACGCCATCTTTTCCAGGCGAAGCTGCCGTCACTTTGAAACCAGGCCCATAGATGAGGATGTTTTGAAAAAGGTGCTGAAGGCCGGCTGCTCTGCTCCATCCGCACACAACAGTCAGCCCTGGCATTTTGTGGTCATGGGGGGCAAAAAGAAGGACGACCTCTCCTCGCTCTTTTTAAACGTCTCGAGCGAAGCCAGGTATAAGGAATATACCGGCTTCTATGTCAACCGTCTTCTCAAGTATTCGAGCCGAATGATCGATGAGGCGCCGATAGTTATCGCCGTATTCAATCGGGGCAGTTTCGCCCAAGAGGCGAGCAAGTACTTCGGCCGAACCAAGAGGGGGTTTCTCCACATGATGGAGGTCCAGAGCGTGGCTGCCGCCATCGAGAACCTTCTCATTGCCGCCCACAGTTTTGGGTTGGGCAGCGTCTGGCTGGGAGTTCCCCTCCTTATACCCGAGGAATTGGTCGAAGACTTCTTTGCCACCAAAAATGAGCTTATGGCGATCCTGCCGCTCGGATATCCTGCTCGCGGCCGGATGGTTGAAAAGGCGATCGACCTTGAGGGACGCGTAACCTATCTAGATTGA